CTCTTCGTTCAACATCTCTGCCATCTGTGCCGCGTGCCCTGTCGATCCCACATGAATATCGAGGCCAGCGATCCGCCCCCTGACGCGCCTTTGGCGCTGACAAGCTCTGGGGCGGGGCGACTGGACGTGCATCCTACCCCTAGCGCAGGGCCGGGGGGCAATCCCCCCGTTTCCCTGCCCATCGTCTGGAATGGACCTGGACGCCACCGGGTGCATCAGCACGGCAGCTTAGCCAATCCTGACCGGCAGGATGGAAGAGAGACCGGACATTGGGATGGCGGTCGGTCCGGATAGGATGTTATGTGCAACAGGTCACGTAAATCTTCCCGTCTTGCAACGAAGAGTTACAGCTGCGCGGCAAGTCGCGTGGCTTGGTCGATGGCGCGCTTGGCATCCAGTTCGGCGGCGACGTCCGCCCCACCGACCCGGTGCACCGCGATACCCAGGTCGATCAGGCCGTCTTCCAGCTCGCGCAGGGACTCCTGGCCAGCGCAGAGCACCACGTTGTCCACCTCCAGCACCTGCTCGGCGCCATCGGGCAGCCGCAGATGCAGGCCGGCGTCGTCGATGCGCAGGTATTCCACCCCGCCGAAAGCCTGGACGCCCCGTTGCTGGAGACGGGCGCGATGGATCCAGCCGGTGGTCTTGCCCAGCCCCTTGCCGGGTTTGCCGGGCTTGCGCTGCAACAGCCAGACCTGGCGTTCCACCGGCTGCGGCGCAGCCGGCGCCAGGCCGCCGCGGGTGCTGAAGGTCGGGTCGATGCCCCATTCCGCGTAGAAGGCCGCGATGGGTTCCTCCTCGCGATGGGCATGGGTGAGAAAATCCGCCACGTCGAAGCCGATACCCCCGGCGCCGATCAGGGCCACCCGCCGCCCCACCGGCCGGCGCTCCAGCAGCACGTCCAGATAGCCAAGTACCTTGGGGTGGTCGACACCGGGAATGGCGGGAATCCGTGGGGTGACCCCGGTCGCCAGGATCACCGTCGCGAAGCCCTCGGCCTGCAACTCGGCGGCGCTGATCCGACGGTTGAGGCGCACCTCGACGTCCAGGCGCTCCAGGCGCCGCTGGAAATACCTCAGGGTCTCGCCGAACTCCTCTTTGCCGGGAATGCGCTTGGCGACGTTGAACTGGCCGCCGATGCGGGCGCTGGCCTCGAACAGCACCACCCGATGGCCGCGCTCCGCCAGGGTGCAGGCCGCGGCCAGGCCGGCCGGACCCGCGCCGACCACGGCGAAGGTGCGCGGCGCCGTGGCAGGCAGGATCTGCAATTCGGTCTCGTGGCAGGCGCGCGGATTGACCAGGCAACTGGTCAGCTTGCCGGCGAAGGTATGGTCGAGGCAGGCCTGGTTGCAGGCGATGCAGGTGTTGATCTCATCGGCCCGCCCGGCGGCGGCCTTGGTGACGAAGGCCGGATCGGCCAGCAGTGGCCGCGCCATGGACACCAGGTCGGCCTGGCCGGCGGCGAGGATGGCCTCGGCCACCTCGGGGGTATTGATGCGGTTGGTGGCGATCAGCGGCACCTGGACCCGCCCCTTCAGCTGCGCGGTGACGGCGGCGAAGGCGCCGCGCGGCACCAAGGTGGCGATGGTGGGGATACGCGCCTCGTGCCAGCCGATCCCGGTGTTGATCAAGCTCACCCCGGCGTTTTCCAGCCAGAGCGCCAGTTGCAGGCACTCTTCCGGACTACTGCCCTGCTCCACCAGATCCAGCAGTGAGAGCCGGAAGATGATGAGGAAATCCGGCCCGGTCGCCGCGCGGATGCGCTCGACGATGGCCAGCGGCAAGCGGCAGCGCTGGGCGAAGTCGCCGCCCCAGCGATCCGTGCGGTGGTTGGTCCGCGCGGCGATGAATTGATTGATGAAGTAGCCTTCCGAGCCCATCACCTCGACGCCGTCGTAACCGGCCTGCTGCGCCAGTTGCGCGCAGTGAACGAAGGTCTCGATCTGCGCCTCCACCTCGGTCTCGTCGAGTTCGCGGGGGGTGAAGGGATTGATCGGCGCCTGCAACGCCGAGGGCGCCACCAGCTTCGGGTTGTAGGCGTAGCGACCGGCATGGAGGATCTGCAGGCAGATATGCCCGCCCTCGGCATGTACCGCGGCGGTGATGGCACGGTGCTGTTCGGCCTCTTCGGGCTTGGTCAGCTTGGCGGCGCCCTGATAGACGGCGCCCTCTTCGTTGGGCGCGATACCGCCGGTGACGATCAGGCCCACGCCGCCGCGGGCCCGTTCGGCGAAGAATACCGCCATGCGCGCGAAGCCCCCTGGACGCTCTTCCAGCCCGGTGTGCATGGAACCCATCACCACGCGACTGCGCAAGGTGATCGCCCCCACGCGCAGGGGTTCGAGCAGATGCGGATAAGCAGCTATAGGGGTGGTATTAATGGGGGCAAGCTCAGTCATGGCGATCTCCGGTCGTTGGCCTTTCTGGGAAGGCCTGCCGCAACGATAAGAGCCGCACGCCCCGCTCTCAATCACCGGAAATGACAACCTCTTTACCCAAATGCACAGCCGATGCTTGGCAGTGGCGTCCTGGTCTCCTACCCTGGGCACCTTTATCTCGCCCGGCCAGAGCGTCCGGGCCCGTTTTGGAGTCTGGATGCGCAAGCTCGTGTTCCTGGTGCTGATCGCCCTGTTCGCCGTGCTGGCGGGCTGGGTGGCCCAGCGGCCAGCCTTTCATTACCTGTCGGATCTGCGCAGCAGCCTGGCGGTGGATCTCACCACCACGCCAGCCGCGGCCACCACCGGCAACCTGCTGGGGATCGAGCCCGAGCTGTTCGCCCTGGACTACGGCAATCCCGAGCGGCTACGGCTCAAGCTCGACGCCTACCTAAGCAATGCCCGGCGCCTCGGGCTGATCGGCCCCCGGACGGTGGTGGTGCTGCCCGAGCACCTGGGCACGCCGCTGGTGCTGATGGGGGAAAAGTCCGAGGTCTATGCCGCTACCCAGACCGAAGACGCCTTGCAGTGGTTGGTCCTGGGTAATCCGCTGCGCTTCGCCCGCGCCTGGTTCCAGGCCGAAGGCCAGCAGCGCCTCGTCGAAAGCCTGCTGCGCATGAAGGCCTGGGACATGGCCAGTGCCTATCAACAACTCTTCGCCGGCCTGGCGCGGCGCTACGGCGTCACCCTGGTGGCTGGCTCCAT
The window above is part of the Pseudomonas oryzihabitans genome. Proteins encoded here:
- a CDS encoding NADPH-dependent 2,4-dienoyl-CoA reductase gives rise to the protein MTELAPINTTPIAAYPHLLEPLRVGAITLRSRVVMGSMHTGLEERPGGFARMAVFFAERARGGVGLIVTGGIAPNEEGAVYQGAAKLTKPEEAEQHRAITAAVHAEGGHICLQILHAGRYAYNPKLVAPSALQAPINPFTPRELDETEVEAQIETFVHCAQLAQQAGYDGVEVMGSEGYFINQFIAARTNHRTDRWGGDFAQRCRLPLAIVERIRAATGPDFLIIFRLSLLDLVEQGSSPEECLQLALWLENAGVSLINTGIGWHEARIPTIATLVPRGAFAAVTAQLKGRVQVPLIATNRINTPEVAEAILAAGQADLVSMARPLLADPAFVTKAAAGRADEINTCIACNQACLDHTFAGKLTSCLVNPRACHETELQILPATAPRTFAVVGAGPAGLAAACTLAERGHRVVLFEASARIGGQFNVAKRIPGKEEFGETLRYFQRRLERLDVEVRLNRRISAAELQAEGFATVILATGVTPRIPAIPGVDHPKVLGYLDVLLERRPVGRRVALIGAGGIGFDVADFLTHAHREEEPIAAFYAEWGIDPTFSTRGGLAPAAPQPVERQVWLLQRKPGKPGKGLGKTTGWIHRARLQQRGVQAFGGVEYLRIDDAGLHLRLPDGAEQVLEVDNVVLCAGQESLRELEDGLIDLGIAVHRVGGADVAAELDAKRAIDQATRLAAQL